The following are from one region of the Halarcobacter sp. genome:
- a CDS encoding iron ABC transporter permease, which yields MTGLKKSAIKICFVLLLISTVLNITIGAFSISFSEILTTLLEPENNKIYYQVLMDIRVPRVALGVLVGVAFGISGAMMQTLFKNPLADPSIIGVSAGASAGVVIFMLLGSFLPTLLYSGFLSYLSLPLSAFLGSVITIFAIYKLATIYNKVAVTVMLLAGIAINAMLGALVGLFTYVSTEEELKSFTFWTMGSLANGDMKVILTMLPIVVATYIFAIRKKVELNLMLLGEDEAKNSGVNAEKLKKQLILFVSLAIGTSVAFCGIIGFVGLVVPHIARLIVGSNHKFYLPLSAILGAFILLWADSLARIIISPAELPIGIITSLLGAPFFLWLLIKNRQSAIS from the coding sequence ATGACTGGACTAAAAAAATCAGCTATAAAAATATGCTTTGTATTACTCTTGATTTCCACAGTTTTAAATATAACTATTGGAGCTTTTAGTATCTCTTTTTCTGAGATACTAACTACTCTTTTAGAGCCTGAAAACAATAAAATCTATTATCAAGTTCTAATGGATATTAGGGTTCCAAGGGTTGCTTTAGGAGTACTTGTAGGGGTAGCATTTGGTATCTCTGGGGCTATGATGCAAACACTATTTAAAAACCCCTTAGCAGATCCTTCTATTATAGGTGTATCTGCTGGAGCTTCTGCTGGAGTTGTTATCTTTATGCTTCTAGGAAGCTTTTTGCCAACACTTCTGTATAGTGGTTTTTTATCATACCTTTCCCTTCCTTTAAGTGCTTTTCTAGGTAGTGTTATAACTATTTTTGCTATTTATAAACTAGCAACTATTTACAATAAAGTTGCCGTTACAGTTATGCTTTTAGCAGGGATTGCTATAAATGCTATGCTTGGAGCTTTAGTGGGACTGTTTACTTATGTAAGTACAGAAGAGGAGCTTAAAAGTTTTACTTTTTGGACTATGGGGAGCTTAGCAAATGGAGATATGAAAGTTATTTTAACAATGCTTCCAATAGTTGTAGCTACATATATATTTGCTATTAGAAAAAAGGTTGAACTAAACCTAATGCTTTTAGGTGAAGATGAAGCAAAAAACTCAGGAGTAAATGCAGAAAAATTAAAAAAACAACTTATACTATTTGTATCTTTAGCAATTGGTACAAGTGTTGCTTTTTGTGGAATTATTGGCTTTGTTGGACTTGTAGTTCCCCATATTGCAAGGCTAATTGTAGGTTCAAACCATAAATTTTATCTACCACTTAGTGCAATATTGGGAGCCTTTATTCTTTTATGGGCTGACTCTTTAGCAAGGATTATTATCTCTCCTGCTGAACTTCCAATAGGAATAATAACTTCACTTTTAGGTGCTCCTTTCTTCTTGTGGCTACTAATTAAAAATAGACAAAGTGCTATAAGCTAA
- a CDS encoding ABC transporter ATP-binding protein, producing MYKIENLSFSIQKRDILKDINLVIKPNSFLSIVGPNGCGKSTLIKSINRNLDIQKGGVYLNDISINKYSDKELALKRSVLNQSFFFPYSFKAIEIVEMGLYAYMLSSKEKKEIISYIVDKLNLEPLKDKDYQGLSGGERQKIQFARVVVQLYASNEKEKFLFLDEPTLNLDIYYQYKILDLTKELQKDLKIGVCSILHDINQAYLYSDEIVMMKNGEIKYFGETKETLNHDNIFDIFAVESEFVYSKKLQKDILITTS from the coding sequence GTGTATAAAATAGAAAATTTAAGTTTTTCAATTCAAAAAAGAGATATATTAAAAGATATAAATCTTGTTATAAAACCAAATAGTTTTTTATCAATAGTAGGTCCCAATGGATGTGGGAAATCAACACTAATCAAAAGCATAAATAGAAATCTTGATATTCAAAAAGGAGGAGTCTATTTAAATGATATCTCAATAAATAAATATAGTGATAAAGAGCTTGCACTAAAAAGGTCAGTTTTAAATCAATCTTTCTTTTTCCCATATAGCTTCAAGGCTATAGAGATTGTAGAGATGGGCTTATATGCCTACATGCTAAGTTCAAAAGAGAAAAAAGAGATAATAAGCTATATAGTAGATAAGTTAAATCTTGAACCTCTTAAAGATAAAGATTATCAAGGACTCTCAGGTGGAGAGAGACAGAAAATACAGTTTGCAAGGGTTGTTGTACAACTCTATGCAAGTAATGAGAAAGAGAAATTTCTCTTCTTGGATGAGCCAACTTTAAACTTGGATATATATTACCAATATAAGATTTTAGATTTAACAAAAGAGTTACAAAAGGATTTGAAAATAGGAGTATGTTCAATACTTCATGATATTAACCAAGCCTATCTTTACTCCGATGAAATTGTAATGATGAAAAACGGAGAGATAAAATATTTTGGTGAAACAAAAGAGACTTTAAACCATGATAATATATTTGATATCTTTGCAGTTGAAAGTGAGTTTGTATACTCAAAAAAATTACAAAAAGATATACTAATAACCACTTCATAA
- a CDS encoding TonB-dependent receptor — protein MHKISMFTISTLVIINSNLLALEELNNVTVTAKSEKSVKDLSEIITIITEEDIKKTNATNIKDVLIKTPGVIKSAAGAMMGGRESISIRGLDTTYSLILVDGKKIAPTDDYIGHSDFQYSWVPIDMIERIEVMKGPKSSIYGSQAIGGVINIITKKNNKKLYGEINLQKGFSSAENGGDEQKTNISIGANISDKLNIFIGASKNERDATGGVGTTAFGTPTNKATFIEGIETKDGIAKLKYEIDNTQAVYATYIKGEEQRKDFDDTITYDLDRDIYSFGYEKFFKDISFNIDYSKSNQDAKADSMFAKYTHKLESDSLKGEAKISMIENNYIILGAETSKNSYDRIRQTGLTQYAFDARANAYYIQDEIELGDFTLSFGGRYDDNKKYGSEFSPTFGFVYKIDEYQRLKASYGEGFKAPSVTKGSDGFGTGSHMAPYGNDDLKAETSKSYELAYEFYGENLTFKSAIFKTDVEDMINTEGSNGNVRYVNVDKVGTKGFELGVDYDINSNHTLNVNYTYIKTENKQISKDLTYKPEHTFNIGLSSEFGWGVSSYISANYTGEQYSDAENTNKASGYTIYNAQISKEITKNLSLKLGVDNITDEEFDNNDPYYLKRRVAYIGLRYKF, from the coding sequence ATGCATAAAATAAGTATGTTTACAATATCTACATTAGTTATAATCAACTCTAATTTATTAGCTTTAGAAGAATTAAATAATGTAACAGTAACCGCAAAATCAGAAAAGTCAGTTAAAGATTTATCTGAAATTATTACCATAATAACAGAAGAAGATATCAAAAAAACAAATGCCACAAACATCAAAGATGTGTTGATTAAAACTCCTGGCGTAATAAAATCTGCAGCTGGCGCTATGATGGGAGGAAGAGAAAGCATTTCAATAAGAGGATTAGATACAACTTACTCTCTTATTTTAGTCGATGGCAAAAAAATAGCTCCGACTGATGATTATATTGGTCATAGTGATTTTCAATATTCTTGGGTACCTATTGATATGATAGAAAGAATTGAAGTAATGAAAGGTCCTAAAAGTTCTATTTATGGCTCTCAAGCTATTGGTGGTGTAATTAATATTATTACAAAAAAAAATAATAAAAAATTATATGGAGAAATTAATCTTCAAAAAGGTTTTTCATCTGCTGAGAATGGAGGTGATGAACAAAAAACAAATATAAGTATTGGGGCAAATATTTCAGATAAGCTTAATATATTTATAGGGGCTAGTAAAAATGAAAGAGATGCAACAGGAGGTGTTGGTACAACTGCTTTTGGTACTCCAACAAACAAGGCAACCTTTATTGAAGGCATAGAAACTAAAGATGGAATTGCAAAATTAAAATATGAGATCGATAATACTCAAGCTGTATATGCAACTTATATAAAAGGTGAAGAACAAAGAAAAGATTTTGATGACACAATAACATATGACTTAGATAGAGACATATATAGTTTTGGTTATGAAAAGTTTTTTAAGGATATCTCTTTCAATATAGATTACTCAAAATCAAATCAAGATGCAAAAGCTGATAGTATGTTTGCAAAATATACACACAAACTAGAAAGTGACTCATTGAAAGGTGAGGCAAAAATTTCTATGATTGAAAATAATTATATAATACTTGGTGCAGAAACTTCAAAAAATTCTTATGATAGAATCCGCCAAACAGGATTAACACAATATGCATTTGACGCAAGAGCAAATGCATATTATATTCAAGATGAAATAGAGTTAGGAGATTTTACACTTTCTTTTGGAGGGAGATATGATGATAATAAAAAATATGGAAGTGAATTTTCTCCCACTTTTGGTTTTGTATATAAAATAGATGAATATCAAAGATTAAAAGCTAGTTATGGAGAAGGCTTTAAAGCTCCGTCAGTAACAAAAGGTTCAGATGGTTTTGGTACAGGTTCACACATGGCTCCATATGGTAATGATGACTTAAAAGCAGAAACTTCTAAAAGTTATGAATTGGCATATGAGTTTTATGGAGAAAACTTAACTTTTAAATCAGCAATTTTTAAAACAGATGTTGAAGATATGATTAATACTGAGGGATCAAATGGTAATGTTAGATATGTAAATGTAGATAAAGTTGGAACAAAAGGTTTTGAATTAGGTGTTGATTATGATATCAACAGTAACCATACTTTAAATGTAAATTATACATATATAAAAACAGAAAACAAACAAATATCTAAAGATTTAACATATAAACCTGAACATACCTTCAATATAGGTCTTAGTTCTGAATTTGGATGGGGAGTATCATCTTATATAAGTGCAAATTACACCGGGGAACAATACAGTGATGCAGAAAATACAAATAAAGCATCTGGGTATACAATCTATAATGCTCAAATTAGTAAAGAGATAACAAAAAATTTATCTCTTAAACTAGGTGTAGATAATATTACAGATGAAGAATTTGATAATAATGACCCATATTATCTAAAAAGAAGAGTTGCTTATATAGGATTACGTTATAAGTTTTAA
- a CDS encoding ChaN family lipoprotein, whose translation MLRVLLFFIFIIFSFVGCTNQNLSPTLTYDLEKKEAIYSLKQAKYVDIKELVNEIKNYPIIFVGDHHNNKKTHNFFEKLLKELDQEGYNLNLANEWFTPQHNKILKDYTDGKLDGIRLKERRHWDKFTRYKWEYVEPLYETVKANGGRLYGINLTKESRKKISLKEFDKMSKEEKSFYNSLDLNVSAHRQLIMPYMKHCKKLKQKSDEPCEDRMYRVQVAWDTYMAQNVAKLSKDVIKTSKDKLLVFVGAMHLEKRVGIPLRFSRLSNLPFFIISNEKIKEESDLKIDTNKADTIYIYK comes from the coding sequence ATGTTAAGAGTTTTACTATTTTTTATTTTTATAATCTTCTCATTTGTAGGTTGTACAAATCAAAATCTAAGCCCTACCCTAACATATGATTTAGAAAAAAAAGAAGCAATATATTCATTAAAACAAGCTAAATATGTTGATATAAAAGAGTTAGTAAATGAAATTAAGAATTATCCAATTATTTTTGTTGGAGATCACCATAACAATAAAAAGACTCATAATTTTTTTGAAAAACTTCTAAAAGAACTTGATCAAGAAGGTTATAATCTAAATCTTGCAAATGAATGGTTTACTCCTCAGCACAATAAGATACTTAAGGATTATACAGATGGGAAATTAGATGGAATAAGGTTAAAAGAGAGACGACATTGGGATAAGTTTACAAGATACAAATGGGAATATGTTGAACCACTATATGAAACAGTTAAAGCAAATGGTGGAAGATTGTATGGAATTAATCTTACTAAAGAAAGCAGAAAAAAAATCTCTTTAAAAGAGTTTGATAAAATGAGTAAAGAAGAAAAAAGTTTTTATAACTCTCTAGATTTAAATGTAAGTGCACATAGACAACTTATTATGCCATACATGAAACACTGTAAAAAATTAAAACAAAAAAGTGATGAGCCATGTGAAGATAGAATGTATAGAGTTCAAGTAGCTTGGGATACATATATGGCACAAAATGTTGCAAAACTCTCAAAAGATGTTATTAAAACTTCTAAAGATAAACTTTTAGTTTTTGTAGGAGCAATGCATTTAGAAAAAAGAGTAGGAATTCCACTTAGGTTTTCAAGATTAAGTAATCTTCCTTTTTTTATCATTTCAAATGAAAAAATAAAAGAAGAGAGTGATTTAAAAATAGATACAAATAAAGCAGATACAATCTATATTTATAAATAA
- a CDS encoding PAS domain-containing sensor histidine kinase — protein MKDKKFAFFLSLIYFIFTFIFFIAFDTIIEFLFTNNEFQNNLLENKEWIYLTLTTPIIFIFTIFILKNYRENLENLEELLDKTPIAIIVSNEDGRVLLINKSFKQLTEYTLEDINSIEKITTKIFGSNTKLIKKSIKLLYLRNKTQDNGEFEILKKNGDKITLNFKTSPFRTINNKKTLITTAIDVTGEKEQHKLLMQELKMSAMDEILQNISHQWRQPLSSISTVSTALRLQNDLGQTSYKDIDNTMEIINNSAQYLSKTIEDFRGFFKPDQKKTHFSINEIFDKSLQIIGNSFEKDSIKFDTDIKEFKIYNYSNALLQVMLNIFNNSKDSFNKNKVTNRVIFIEAYTNEYNLIIQIKDTAGGIPTKILNKVFEPYFTTKHQSVGTGMGLYMSQEMITKHMGGKIWVDNKMFTYNSKSYTGAVFTISLPISTI, from the coding sequence TTGAAAGACAAAAAATTTGCATTTTTTTTATCATTAATATATTTTATATTTACATTTATTTTTTTTATCGCTTTTGACACAATTATAGAATTTTTATTTACAAATAATGAATTTCAAAATAATTTATTAGAAAATAAAGAATGGATATATTTAACTTTAACCACTCCTATAATATTTATTTTTACTATATTCATATTAAAAAATTATAGAGAAAATCTTGAAAATTTAGAGGAGTTACTTGATAAAACTCCTATTGCAATTATAGTGTCTAATGAGGATGGTAGAGTATTACTTATAAATAAAAGTTTTAAACAACTAACTGAATATACACTTGAAGATATAAATAGCATCGAAAAAATTACAACTAAAATATTTGGGAGTAATACTAAATTAATAAAGAAATCTATTAAATTACTTTATTTAAGAAATAAAACACAAGATAATGGTGAGTTTGAGATTCTTAAAAAAAATGGAGATAAAATAACTTTAAATTTTAAAACATCTCCTTTTAGAACTATAAATAACAAAAAAACACTTATTACAACAGCTATAGATGTAACTGGAGAAAAAGAACAGCATAAACTCTTAATGCAAGAATTAAAAATGTCAGCAATGGATGAAATACTACAAAATATTTCCCACCAATGGAGACAACCTTTATCTTCAATATCAACTGTTTCAACTGCATTAAGACTACAAAATGATTTAGGGCAAACTTCATATAAAGATATTGATAATACAATGGAAATTATTAATAATTCGGCCCAGTATTTATCTAAAACAATTGAAGACTTTAGAGGTTTTTTTAAACCTGATCAAAAAAAGACTCACTTCTCTATAAATGAGATTTTTGATAAAAGTTTACAAATTATAGGAAATAGTTTTGAAAAAGATTCTATTAAATTTGATACAGATATAAAAGAATTTAAAATATATAACTATAGTAATGCTCTTTTACAAGTTATGCTTAATATTTTTAATAATTCAAAAGATAGTTTTAATAAAAACAAAGTTACAAATAGAGTTATATTTATAGAAGCATATACTAATGAATATAATCTAATTATTCAAATAAAAGACACAGCTGGTGGAATTCCTACTAAAATTTTGAACAAAGTATTTGAACCTTACTTTACTACAAAACATCAAAGTGTAGGTACAGGTATGGGGCTATATATGTCACAAGAGATGATTACAAAACATATGGGTGGTAAAATCTGGGTAGATAATAAAATGTTTACTTATAATAGTAAAAGCTATACAGGAGCTGTTTTTACTATAAGCTTACCTATTTCTACTATTTAG
- the folE gene encoding GTP cyclohydrolase I FolE, whose translation MSTEKDFENSVKNILEYVGEDVNREGLVKTPSRVRKAFEFMCGGYKQDPKEIINSALFTSSNDEMVVIKDIEFYSMCEHHMLPIIGKAHIAYIPDGKVVGLSKIPRVVDVFARRLQIQEQMTEQICDALHEALNPKGVAVMIDARHMCMEMRGVEKICSTTVTSALRGLFKKEKKTKDEFLSIVAQSLHK comes from the coding sequence ATGAGTACAGAAAAAGATTTTGAAAACTCTGTAAAAAATATATTAGAGTATGTTGGTGAAGATGTTAATAGAGAAGGTCTTGTAAAAACTCCAAGCAGAGTTAGAAAAGCTTTTGAGTTTATGTGTGGTGGTTATAAGCAAGATCCAAAAGAGATTATTAATTCTGCTTTATTTACTAGTTCAAATGATGAAATGGTAGTTATAAAAGATATTGAATTTTATTCAATGTGTGAACATCATATGTTACCAATAATAGGAAAAGCACATATTGCTTATATTCCTGATGGAAAAGTTGTAGGTTTATCTAAAATTCCTAGAGTTGTGGATGTATTTGCTAGAAGATTACAAATTCAAGAGCAAATGACTGAGCAAATTTGTGATGCACTTCATGAAGCTTTAAATCCAAAAGGTGTTGCTGTAATGATTGATGCAAGACATATGTGTATGGAGATGAGAGGTGTTGAAAAAATTTGTTCGACAACTGTAACTTCTGCTCTTAGAGGATTATTTAAAAAAGAGAAAAAAACTAAAGATGAGTTTCTTTCTATAGTAGCTCAATCACTACATAAATAA
- a CDS encoding type II secretion system F family protein: MFNQKYKITYQEEGEIKVKNVLENVLHSDTLPKNIISIKKSSFSFSLTSSISEKDIKNRLYELNLMLSSNILLDEALNILIKNEKKELMKSFLIDLKEVFCSFGDINIYLKKYKINPLVKSLFKIIQESGNSVSNIDFLSYTIKENYEIKKEFFKTMLYPIILLITFILALIGIFNFVVPNFESILLNSNIELSFATKALFLLRDIFAKNILEFFLISILLVYIFYKIYSENRILRKTVDKILLFNSLYEVKQLHLFFVVFEILLKNNFDLIYSINKAKILIKNQILLDRITQIEYLLKKGKSVRFSFESSKLFDDVILSLIETGEVTNTLPKVIGEIKNIYKKRFDDNLKVFSLLIEPLFFIIIMALILWLVFAIFVPLWDMNDMIKV; encoded by the coding sequence ATGTTTAATCAAAAATATAAGATTACTTATCAAGAAGAGGGCGAAATAAAAGTAAAAAATGTTTTAGAAAATGTATTACATAGTGATACTTTACCAAAAAATATAATCTCAATAAAAAAATCAAGTTTTAGTTTTAGTTTAACTTCTAGCATAAGTGAAAAAGATATAAAAAACAGATTATATGAATTAAATCTAATGTTATCCTCAAATATACTTTTAGATGAAGCTTTGAATATTTTAATTAAAAATGAAAAAAAAGAGCTTATGAAAAGTTTTTTAATAGACCTAAAAGAGGTTTTTTGTAGTTTTGGCGATATAAATATATATTTAAAAAAATATAAAATTAATCCATTGGTAAAATCTTTATTTAAAATAATCCAAGAGAGTGGGAATAGTGTATCTAATATAGATTTTTTAAGTTATACAATAAAAGAAAACTATGAGATAAAAAAAGAGTTTTTCAAAACAATGCTTTATCCTATAATATTACTAATTACGTTTATATTAGCTCTTATAGGTATATTCAATTTTGTAGTACCGAATTTTGAATCTATATTGCTAAATTCAAATATAGAATTATCTTTTGCTACTAAAGCTCTTTTTCTATTAAGGGATATTTTTGCTAAAAATATTTTAGAGTTTTTTCTTATCTCTATTTTGCTTGTATATATATTTTATAAAATTTATTCAGAAAACAGAATATTAAGAAAAACAGTTGATAAGATTTTACTTTTTAATAGTTTATATGAAGTGAAACAATTACATCTATTTTTTGTGGTTTTTGAAATTTTATTAAAAAACAATTTTGACTTAATTTATTCCATAAATAAAGCAAAAATTTTAATAAAGAATCAAATTCTTTTAGATAGAATTACTCAAATAGAATATCTATTAAAAAAAGGGAAAAGTGTTAGGTTTTCTTTTGAGTCATCAAAGTTGTTTGATGATGTTATATTAAGTTTAATTGAAACTGGTGAAGTTACAAATACTTTACCTAAAGTAATTGGTGAAATAAAAAATATTTACAAAAAAAGATTTGATGATAATTTAAAAGTTTTTTCACTTTTAATAGAACCACTTTTTTTTATAATCATAATGGCACTTATTTTATGGCTAGTTTTTGCTATATTTGTTCCATTATGGGATATGAACGATATGATTAAGGTTTAA
- a CDS encoding ATPase, T2SS/T4P/T4SS family — MVAGPTGSGKSTTLYSILNELNQENKKIITVEDPVEYKIKHIQQVEINESLGIDFKTILRNILRQDPDIILIGEIRDKTSLDLALQASLTGHLVFASIHANDTLETITRLKDLEANEYLLCSSLKYIYSQRLVLKICKECNNKGCKKCNFTGFYGRCTIAEILKVEKDIFSYILDNKDIETYLKKIDFKSMLDDGKEKVKENIITLDEVYKAINV, encoded by the coding sequence TTGGTTGCAGGACCAACAGGAAGTGGTAAAAGTACAACACTCTATTCTATATTAAATGAATTAAATCAAGAAAATAAAAAAATTATCACTGTAGAAGACCCCGTTGAATACAAAATAAAACATATACAGCAAGTCGAGATTAATGAATCTTTAGGAATAGATTTTAAAACTATACTTAGAAATATACTAAGACAAGACCCTGATATTATTCTTATAGGAGAGATTAGAGATAAAACCTCATTAGATTTAGCTTTACAAGCCTCTTTAACAGGACATTTAGTTTTTGCTTCAATTCATGCAAATGATACTTTGGAGACTATTACAAGATTAAAAGATTTAGAAGCAAATGAATATTTACTCTGTTCATCTTTAAAATATATATATTCACAAAGATTAGTGTTGAAAATTTGTAAAGAGTGTAATAACAAAGGTTGTAAAAAGTGTAACTTTACAGGCTTTTATGGAAGATGTACTATTGCTGAAATATTAAAAGTTGAAAAAGATATATTTTCTTATATTTTAGATAATAAAGATATTGAAACTTATTTAAAAAAAATAGATTTTAAATCAATGCTTGATGATGGAAAAGAAAAAGTAAAAGAGAATATCATAACTTTAGATGAAGTCTATAAGGCAATAAATGTTTAA
- a CDS encoding S24 family peptidase, whose product MINYNEIINKLKDILSNELGNKKIFDKDVAKALDINYDSFRKAKARGSIPYYEIMSFLAKRNISINWFFFNQLPESLVEQTSNYIILKYQRSVITSAGGGAINYQEDFEQLIIDKKLLDYINTNYKYTDVLKVLGDSMEPDIKDKSLIFVDKMLSSVKNGNIYVVNTPDGTFIKKVNIDNDKVYLKSNNQAYETIVLNIEDITIVGRVCGVFKRI is encoded by the coding sequence ATGATTAATTATAACGAAATAATAAATAAATTAAAAGATATCTTATCAAACGAATTAGGCAACAAAAAAATATTTGATAAAGATGTAGCAAAAGCTTTAGATATAAACTATGATAGTTTTAGAAAAGCAAAAGCTAGAGGCTCAATACCATACTATGAAATCATGAGCTTCTTAGCTAAAAGAAATATCTCAATAAATTGGTTTTTCTTTAATCAACTACCTGAGAGCCTTGTAGAACAAACATCAAACTATATAATACTTAAGTATCAAAGAAGTGTCATAACTTCAGCAGGTGGTGGAGCTATTAACTATCAAGAAGACTTTGAACAATTAATAATAGACAAGAAGCTCTTAGACTATATAAATACAAACTATAAATATACTGATGTGTTAAAAGTTCTTGGTGACAGTATGGAACCAGATATCAAAGATAAAAGTTTAATATTTGTTGATAAAATGTTATCAAGTGTGAAAAATGGAAATATTTATGTAGTAAATACTCCAGATGGTACCTTTATTAAAAAGGTTAATATAGATAATGATAAAGTATATTTAAAATCAAATAACCAAGCTTATGAGACTATTGTATTAAATATTGAAGATATAACTATAGTTGGAAGAGTTTGTGGAGTGTTTAAAAGGATTTAA
- a CDS encoding DNA adenine methylase — protein MRRTTLKSPFGWIGGKSKLSKDIIDLIPDDHKIYIEVFGGAASVLFGKEKSKLEVLNDINSELINLHRAIRNNPETLSFYLNQMLVAREIFEDIRKRRWKPRNKIEAAAFYIYQLTHSFGSKAESFAMNAKSGRKPKDLYKSYNKWSTRLKGVTIENRSFQKLIPLYDKEDAFFYLDPPYVSSEHCYKNTGGFGIKEHEELAELLSNIKGRFLLSYNDNVVVRELYKGFNIRTTKEINYTLGANRHKVEKKVKEVFISNY, from the coding sequence ATGCGAAGAACAACATTAAAATCCCCTTTTGGCTGGATTGGTGGAAAGTCTAAACTTTCAAAAGATATTATAGATCTTATTCCAGATGATCATAAGATTTATATTGAAGTATTTGGTGGAGCTGCAAGTGTACTATTTGGAAAAGAAAAAAGTAAGCTTGAGGTCTTAAATGATATTAATTCAGAATTAATAAATTTGCATAGAGCAATAAGAAATAATCCAGAAACTTTATCTTTTTATTTAAACCAAATGTTAGTGGCACGAGAGATTTTTGAAGATATCAGAAAAAGAAGATGGAAGCCTAGAAATAAAATAGAAGCAGCTGCTTTTTATATCTATCAATTGACTCATAGTTTTGGTTCCAAAGCTGAGAGTTTTGCAATGAATGCAAAATCTGGAAGAAAACCAAAAGATTTATATAAATCATATAATAAATGGTCTACACGGTTAAAAGGTGTTACTATTGAAAATAGATCTTTTCAAAAGTTGATACCTCTATATGATAAAGAAGATGCATTCTTTTATCTAGATCCTCCTTATGTTTCAAGTGAACATTGTTATAAAAATACAGGTGGATTTGGAATAAAAGAGCATGAAGAGCTTGCAGAACTATTATCTAACATAAAAGGTAGATTTTTACTCTCTTATAATGATAATGTTGTAGTAAGAGAATTGTATAAAGGGTTTAACATAAGAACTACTAAAGAGATTAATTATACTCTTGGGGCTAATAGGCACAAAGTTGAGAAAAAGGTTAAGGAGGTGTTTATTAGTAATTATTAG
- a CDS encoding phage holin family protein, which yields MEVITAFFTKYMWVILYVSILSFAGGITSYIRKSKAGLIDRFSLSEFIGDMFIAAFVGVVTYLICKGVGLNELVTAGVIGITSHMGTKAIVFIEAFIPKVANKYFKIEK from the coding sequence ATGGAAGTTATAACAGCATTTTTTACAAAGTATATGTGGGTGATTCTTTATGTGAGTATTTTATCTTTTGCAGGTGGAATTACTTCATACATAAGAAAAAGCAAAGCAGGACTTATAGATAGGTTTTCTTTGAGCGAATTTATAGGAGATATGTTTATAGCTGCTTTTGTGGGAGTTGTAACTTATCTTATTTGTAAAGGTGTTGGTTTGAATGAACTTGTGACTGCAGGGGTAATTGGAATAACTTCCCATATGGGTACTAAAGCGATAGTTTTTATAGAAGCTTTTATTCCAAAAGTGGCGAATAAATATTTTAAAATTGAAAAATAA